The Electrophorus electricus isolate fEleEle1 chromosome 8, fEleEle1.pri, whole genome shotgun sequence genome contains the following window.
GTTGCAGAACTACAGTGTACCATGCTAGAGTTAGACTCACATAGATTCTCCATTTGTATATTGCATTACAATGAGCTGAGACTGGAGCTGACACACCTCTTCTGTCAATGCAAAATACATCCAACGACTCTTAAATACTTAGTGCAGTTTCTAGATTTGGCCAAGAACTTGAGATTTCAGTGTGTTTCCTGGTACTGATGACTGCTGCCaagtcagtgcttcagtgtgaGCTGTCCTCCCAGCGTGGACTCCTGCTGGTTGCTGTGGAAGCAGGTACAGAGCTGAGGATCATGTTCACCCACATGGCAACAGTCAGAGAGACTGCTGATAGACACTCCCACTCTTACCTCATTCACTTTGGTTATTTCTTCCTGTTGAAAGGAATCGAAGGTGTGTGATCTTCCAGAGATCTCTAAGCACCACCATCCCTCATCACTTCTGTCCTGATCTTTCACTGTCCTTATCTTTCATTCATCAGTATTACTTTTTTTGTTAGGCATCTCATTTTTCATAAATACGTTATCTACACACCAGCTTTAACACTTTAGGTTTTAAAACTTTAAGATTACATGTGAGAATTATGCACAGCTGTGGAAGAGTTTAGAACTCTGCAAGAAATTTGTGTCTAAAGTAATAAATATCAGCTCTGGCCTCACAACGTACCATTATGTTTTAGTTTACAATTCAAACCTCAGCATGCTGGGCAAGTCCCTGACTGCGTATTAGACTTTAGATGTGAGTAAATATGTGTAAGTTACCAAGAACGCAAAAGTCCTGCTGCTCAAGTATGCCCTACAGATATGGAATCATTGTGTCTATTTGGCTTCAAAAAGTGCACTTTTCTGAGATGCAAGAAGCATGGCATGTCAGCCAAGTGAAACGAATGTCCTGAAATGCGTTAAACCAAAataatccatttttttctctttgccaGGCGCTCCTGTGTCTAGTTGTTCTCAAAGTTAAATTAGATTGAGTTTGATGATGTGCAACTGTGTCTCTGCATTATATTAAGTAAAATAATGACAACAATATGCAATGACATCAAAGGTTTCATctggctctctttctctctctctctctctgtctctctctctctctctctctctctctctctctatatatatatatatatatatatatatatatatatatatatatatatctccctgTTTCAGCCCTGTTACTGGATCCATGTCCCCAGGGACTACCTCACAGATTTTAGCTCGTAAAAAGAGAAGAGGGGTGAGTCTGTCATTctcattcattttgttcatttatatatttcccCTTTTTTAGCATTTGTTCACAAAGCTTCTGGCTCAATTAAACTAAAAGATACATAATGCAATGAGCAAAGATTTGTATCTTTATATCCAAATAATCTCTGCTCTCTTTAGATCATTGAGAAGAGGCGTAGAGACAGGATCAACCACAGTCTGTCAGAGCTTAGGAGACTTGTTCCCAGTGCCTTTGAGAAACAGGTTAGACAGTTGGTGTGCAGTACTTTGAAAATGGCTAAATCTTGTATGGCTGAATCTCTAATACTGCTGGACATGTGATCAGTTCCTTGCTCAGTCAATTGTATGTATCAAATCCTATCAGTaaaaaaagtatgaaaataGATCTTCACTTCTCCTGGTCAGGGCTCATCTAAATTGGAGAAGGCAGAGATTCTTCAAATGACAGTGGATCATCTCAAACTGTTACATGCCATAGGGGGAAAAGGTGGGTGGATGGACATATTTCTACTGTATTTCCTGTTTACCTAATTTCTGCAATACATTGGCTATTTAATTTAATCAATTGGTCAAGGACATTTTGAATTTGTGATGTTATTTCCCTCTAAGGTTACTTTGATGCTCGCGCACTGGCAGTGGACTACAGAACGTTGGGTTTtcgggagtgtgtgggggaggtggtAAGGTACCTCAGTTCACTGGAGGGTGCAGAGTCTTCAGACCCTATTGGTGCACGCTTGGTGTCCCACCTAAGTCACTGTGCCTGTGAGCTGGACCCTCTCCACCAGAGCCCAGCTACCCTGCCCTTCCCTCCATGGCTGTGGGGCTCTTTCCCCCAGCTCAGCACCTCCTCTAGCCCAGCCTCCACTTCCCCATTCCCCTCTGTGAGCCGCCGAAATCTGGCTCCTCACGCTGCTGCCCTTCTAGCCTACCCCTCTCCAGCCCTGCAAGTGGCACCCCTGGGCCGCCAGGGGGCACTGTTAAGCCCCACCCTATCTTCAGTGCGGAGGTtgccctctgtctcctcccacCCTCAGAGACTGCCAGAAGCCTCCTCAGAGGGCCCTAACATTCCCTCACCTCTACACTCTGCACAGGCACCTCCTACTagctcctcctccccctcatctctctccgcCTCCACTTCATCCTCCTCCACCAGCCATCCTCTGGTTTCCTTCAGGCCCTTCACTGCTCTGGGGTCTCCAGCCCCACGGCTAAGGGGCATGAGTGGCTCCAGTAAGACTTGGGTAACAGAGATTGGAgcattttgattcatttttgATTTTGGACTAACAGAACAGAGGTCTTGCTTGGCCATCAAAATGAGGCATTCATGATTAATATTTCTTTTGGTTATagacattacaaaatgtttcgCACACAATAATATGAACATATGCTCCAGACACACAGCTTCCCATGTTGTTACACAGGAATTAAAGATGATAATATGTTTAGAATTTCATCAGATGGTAAGTTCAGATGgtaactaaaaataaacaatacaaatacaaataaaagaaacaaagaataaGAAGAATGATCCAATGATATAACCATTAAAACTCAAAAACAACTGTTTTTCCACACACTTGCTGAAAACAAGCTGGAACAAATATATACTTTGGAAGAAAAGGCTGAATACCATGTCTATCATATTCTACATATAACACCATCTGTAAGACAAACTGATAAGAATGGACTGCCTTAATACATCagtataaacattttttctatCATCTATACTATCTTTTtagtttggtttgttgtttatttgttatcttTGTCATTTGCACACAAGTTTACTTGAATGTTCATATGTTATCCATTGGACATGGAAGTGCTTGAGGAAATTCCATAAATACACAAGTGCCTTTTCAAAATTCATGCTTTGTGTTGTGTACTTTTCTCTGGGGAAGTAAAAAAAGACCTGGGAAAGACACTAGATAATGACTGTGCCCACAGCACAGACTGAATAACAGTTATCTGGAAGATTCCTTTGGGTACAATGTGAGCAGGGTGgcagtttgtgttttctctacCCCTGTCCAGAGGGGGTCATGGAATTGGTGCAAGTGGCGGCCACAAAGGGAAAATACAGTGGGTGCTGGCTGAGCTCCTACACCACTCAGAGGAAACTGGGCATGCTGTATGCCTTCTCATTGCATCTGCCTACAGCTCTCAGACTAACCACTGTAATTTGGGTGATCCACACTGTGTGACTCCCAGAATTACATGTATATACTCGTGCAGACATatccaaatgcacacacaaacatgtaggCACATGAACATGCAAGTGTGCGCACATACAATCTCAAAGATTATTACTCTGCACATTTATTGCCAAATGGAAAAATATGGATACAATTATGCACGTATGCTTTGGTACCAGGGGCTTTAGGTGCAATCAGAGTCTAAGCTAGTAATTATCTATAACAATATTAACTGCATACTAGACAAAGGAGATGTACAGAACACTTAAGTTCTCGTGTATAGCATTTTATTACAGAAAGCCTCTGTAAAGCCTCTGTAAAGTCATGGTATGTGCTATTAAGATAGACAACAAGATATAGTGCATTATCCTACTCACATAACTATGGAACATACATTCACTTGTTCACAGTGGATattgttcatgcatttaaagACCTTAGAATGTGTACTATTTTTTTCTCAAACAACATAAGTGATGCATGACGTGTGCACTGACTGTGATTACAGTATAACAAAATACCACTATATTTTACCCTcagaaaagcaattaaaatgtcTGGCAGAACATCAAAGAGTAACATATTCTGGACATTGGAAGTGAGGTTCTTCAATGCACGAAAGAATGAATGTTTCTGGTTgtcatgttgtttgtttggctgtatttttttttctctccaactTTGTATTTCAAAAAGGGTGTGTATGCTCATGTAAGgaatgtctgtgggtgtgtgtgtgtgcgtctgcttGGATGGGTtggggtttgtgtatgtgtgtgtgtttcaagctGTGGTGGgactctgtgtctgtgaggacTGAAGAGTGGGTCAACCAAGCAGCGCAGGGGTGGATGATTGGGGTACTAGATGTGGGTAGttaagtgtgtatatgtgtgtttgttttgctgaatgTTTAGACTGACTCTCGTGTGAgtggcgtgtgtgtttgtgtgcatgcacgtgcgtgcgtgtgtgtgtgtgtgtgtgaagctccTCTGCCTGCCATTCTTTTGGCAGCAGCAAAGCCAGTGCTCCCACCGCAGCTTCCAGCGAGGGCCACCACAGGCACATGAGCCAGGCTTTCCCACGGGGAGGGGCCCTAGCCTGACCTGGAGCAGGAAGGAAGGATGCCAGCAAATCCCAGAGGAAGACCAGAGGATTCCTAGCAGAATTTAACCAGTGAAGTATAacttttttcctctgtcctcttaTTTAAAGGTTCAATACACCCAATATCTaatttgataaaaaaaatactatacTATAAAAAGTGTATACTACATAATGGTCATAGAAAGGTAGCACAACATGGTAATGGCAAGTAACAAGCCAGAAGATTTATGTAGGAAAAACTGAGCTAGGAAAAAGTGTGCCTTTTTACTGGTGGTCAGTACATCAGTACAACTACCAGTTTATACTGTATGTCTCAACAATACATAAAGCTAACCACGTAACCACTGCTGGTTACATTCAGTGGATGTGGCAGAGCGAGGTTTGAAGACATTTCAATCTATGCCTTAACAGATCTCAGAAAAGGAATTAAGGTTGTAGTGTACAGGTTTGTCCTACAGGTTATTTATCCTACTGAGACATTTACCTTCTGAATTTATAAaaaattagttgttttttttgcatagtGAGGAAAATGCATGCAAGTATAAATCAAAGCCAGCAACTGAAATCTGTCTTGTGGATCTACAATACGGGAGAAGAGGGTAAGATGAGCCAGTGGGTAAGTTGATCCACAACCTGTATCTGACCAACCATACAAAATTTTTGTCATATGACCCTAAATTTAGAGTGACCCTAAATTTAATCTATTTTCATCTTTCTGTGGAAGGAAGGACCATATGGATGGAGTGGTAGGCATATTCTTTCACAAAaattaggggttttttttgcttgtcaAAGGttattgttttgggtttttgttttttttgacatATCAGGTATATTGATGTAATCAGTCTCACATCAAAGGTAATCAAATCCGATATCAAATATGTTGATAAACTACCACTGTGTAAAACTTGTGATTAAATTAGCAGAAGTGTAGCTGTGGTCTGCTAGACTAAACACTTTTCCCAAAAGGGTGTCTATGGGGTAAACTGAGTCAGAGCCTTGGGGCTGAGTTCAACCTGTAGATCATTTTACCCCCTCAGGTTTACATGAagttaaggaaaaaaaaactttcagttTAAATTGATGTTGCTTCCTaacaatgaataaattaatattatatttcatattttagatgCAGCATCTAAACAGCTGACAGGTCacataattacagaaaaaagaCCAGGTAGGGGATCCTTGGGGGCAACCTATATGCATGGAAGGTTGACTGATTGTTGTCAAAGAATTCTGTTTACAAATTAGGctaaaatgtttgtcattaCATCAAACATTCAGTTGGACATCtctgaaagtgaaaaacaaataatctgCATATGTTCGTCAAAAATAATATTGTCTATTCTCAAACAGATGTATGTCTATTTATTAGTCCTTTAGACTTGGCAAACCATATTCAGGTTTCATAACTATAGACAAATTAGTAGTTTACATGTATTTCACGAACACCAATAAAATCAGATCAATGGGGGATTTAGTTATTAATCATGGTAtttgaatttatatttaaaaatctggTTTAtacaatagttttttttctgatggaTCAATTTACCCTATCAGATGGATCAGCTTACCCATAATATGAGGCGAGTTGAGCCACATGTTTTCTTATCTATTACAGTTAGGTACACTATTATGGATTCTATCGATGACATTCAGGCATACATCCTGAACTTGTGTTGTGTGCGTTTTATTCCTGTCTCATATTCACTTGGCTTCTCTTGGCCATATAGGTGGAGTCTCTATCATCTTCTCTGGTGGAGTTCAAGAAAAACGGTCATCAAACGTTGCTCATATGTGGAATAACATCAGTATACCATTCTTTTTCATGAATGAAGTTTTGGTAGAATAACGAATGCAGACAATTCATTGTATAGTTGTATTCATTGTATTGGTGTATAGTTTGTCACTCCATGTTTCATGATTTTTCTTTTATCCCAAATtaaattgttacattttagAATGAAAAAATAGATCTAAGTTGCATCCCCTTGAAACAGCCAGTAACCCATAGGCTTTGGCTAGTGAAAGACATGCAGATCAAATTTACctatatgtaaacaaacaaacaaacaaacaagtaaaaaaataatGCCAATGGTtacacaaaatgcaaatatgctTTTATCTTGCCAAGACAACATTCCTCCTGACTCATGAACAACAGCTGCTTGGAACTAAGTaccaaaaacaataataaccaAGTATGTAAGCACAGACTCTTACTCTTTATCCTACTCTTACTCCTTCAGTTCTCAGGATCAGTCCTGCTTGAGTGCTTCATAGCCTTCTGTGCTGCCATTATTACCACCCTCCAATAAACTCTGAGTTTACAGAGCACTCATGATGTCATTCTCCAGCCTTCCATAACTTCTCCTACACAAATCACAGTTTTTATTCAACAGTCAATACTTGCCATGTtccaatatttcaaacattctGGGTATGCCAAAAACACAAGCCATTCTACAAGtcctaaatacatttttaacactaaTCATTGCCCTACCTCATTTGATATTTACTGTTAATGATTTGATTATCTATGCTTAAACTCAATAATTAGGTGTTTTGGGTCTGAACaaggtttattttgtttatctttGGGCACACAGTGTGCTCTTTGGATGTCTCTAAAGCTGTTTCGTGGCAATGTTTGGTTTAAGATGTTTTTGTGAAAAGTGTTTGTTATAACAggtgttttagaaaaaaaaagataaatgtttaTTGATGTCTTTTTGATGTCAAGATATTTTAGCTGTTCAAAGGGTAGACTAGGTTAAtaggcaaaaatattttttttttgctcaagcataaaaaatcattttaaaagtacatCCTGAACTTAGGGTTTTTGTAACaaactaattaaatatttttcaaataacatgtcttcaaataaaacatcagGAATGGTGTTAtcagaaagcattttttttcttcattatgaCTGTTAACTCAATTCAAGTTCAAAATCTAATTTGTTTAAATTTCCCCAAACCTCTAGAACATCATTTGAAGAACCTGAAGATcgaatttagatttttttaaagggaGTAACTGAATTCTCAGAACTTATGACGAACCTTCCCAAAAGAATAGAAATGAATCTGTGGGAAATAAATGTATCTAATCAATGCCAACTCTCCAGTACATTTTCCAGTATATATAAAAAGTATGGCTTACTTGTcattgccctctagtggtttGGGGGTGATGAAAAATTCAATGCATATTTTATTCGACATTGGTCGtaatattgatttattattaccATGAGACATCAAATAATACAAACATGTACACTGTGCAAGTCAATTGCCATCTGAAACAATGCAGTGCTCAAGGAATGACTCTTTAGATTCAGGATGGATTCTTTTTGGCTCCTTGTTACGAACTAACAGGCAatcaatcattttaataaacagCAGATTATGTGAGGTAGATTTGTCTTAATTTGAAGGAGGGAAAAACACCCTCCTAAAAAGTGCAACAAGGGTCTAGAGAGCTTTCATGCTGTCAGTTAGCCTGTGAGTCTGATCATTCTGCATACATGTTCCACATACACTTTCATTCTTGTTATTTAAGTGGATTGTTGCTCATTGTCTTGCAAGCTAAGTATGATCATTCTGCAAAGAaataaacatcataaaaaacAGACTGTGGGAGGCCAATATAGTGTTCTTGTGTTCTTAGTCACAATGGATCGAGAAAAGCTATATTTTCCCAGATGAAGACACACATCATGGGCATATTTAGAGCCACTGGGAAACACTGATTAAAGAAGAAGACAATAGGAAGAGACTGCAGTAGGATGGAGGCCTTTTGGTTTTCAGCACCCTGCCTCTTATGGGTAGAAGAATGTGTGGTGATGCATTTGAATTATCCCAGAATCTCTGGAATATATTTTGTGGCACTGGGGCAGATCTTCTCCACTGATCATAAGATTTGAGACAGAAGTCTTGATAGCTAGTGATAGGGGTCTGTGTATCAAAGTATGTTGCCGCTCTTTTGGCAGTAAGCTGGTACTTGCCATTTACTACCTCACTCCTGATCCAGTCTAGGGATTTGGAAACATGTGGACAGCCCAGGTTTATCAGGTCTTCCACAGCCAAGTCCTCCGTTTGCGAACCCTTTTAGATACCAGGTGGTTCATATTTACTTCTTTGCACATCACCACCAGAATCTCCATATCAGTCATAACAACACTTACAAAAGCTAAGCAGTCATAGGTACTGATAATAAAACCACAGTTTGTATGGGTTTAGAAATTAAAGACAAATAATAAGAAAGGTATTCCAACCATACACTAAAGaaacaagaacacacagaaacacacacacataaacacaccaatTTATTCAGGGCTTATTTTACAAGTATTGATGCCACTCTGGCAGTACCCAGCACATAAATTAGTGTTGCAAATGTAATAGTCCTTGTGAAGTGTTCCAGGGCATAAGTGCTGCACAAGCCTCTGGACCCATGAGAGGCACCTGGGCTTTCTGCAGTGTATTCATGGTCAATCCTGAAACATCCAGGACAGTATGCAGAGAGGTATGGTGATACAGAATTGTCCTGTGCTAAACTGTTCACTGCTGTCACACTGTCTGTCTCATCCCTTTCTCATCCTGTCACAGTGCTGTACATTCAAAAGAAATCAGCCTTCATTTTCAAATCACACTACACAAACAGGACCCGTGAAATCTTGTGACACTAGTAATGCAAAATCATATGGCAAAATCACAAACCCATGTAATCATATGGAAATAACTTGACCACTGAAGTAAATAATTGGGACAAGTTTGAACAATGAAGAAAATACTTAAATGCACTCATCACTGAACATGACTggtttatttagttttaaaagagCAATGTACCAGCTTTCaataacaatatatttttatcttttaattttctttttttgtgtgtgtgtgttttaaaaatatttttaaaattacaacTGTAGAATTTGCTCTTTATTTTAGGGTTCTTTTATTCTCAGTGCTATAAAAtgccaaaatggaaaaaatatctTTCAACATACTGCTGATTTGGTATATGCATGTATCTTTTTTTCAGATAGAGCATGTTTACAAAATGTCTGCATATACCATacaaatataacacattttTGTCTATTGgatatttgagtttgtttttttgttcaccACAAAGTTTAGATTGGTGAGtgcacagtgacagtgacagtgaagtttagtttatttatgCCATAAGGTATGATGACAATGACTGTGAGAAGTTACAGAAGTTACAGATTTCAAACAGAGCATAATTAGTATTGTTTTGGGCTCCATTTTTGGGGCTTAAACATTAGTTTAGTTATAGGGTTGTAAATAGACATGTTTGTATT
Protein-coding sequences here:
- the heyl gene encoding hairy/enhancer-of-split related with YRPW motif-like protein — encoded protein: MVEEEPITTKSFSTGSSAVVNCHSFTVSSGSSQEKDYIAMKRPHDYSSPDSDTDELIDVGQEDSYCPVTGSMSPGTTSQILARKKRRGIIEKRRRDRINHSLSELRRLVPSAFEKQGSSKLEKAEILQMTVDHLKLLHAIGGKGYFDARALAVDYRTLGFRECVGEVVRYLSSLEGAESSDPIGARLVSHLSHCACELDPLHQSPATLPFPPWLWGSFPQLSTSSSPASTSPFPSVSRRNLAPHAAALLAYPSPALQVAPLGRQGALLSPTLSSVRRLPSVSSHPQRLPEASSEGPNIPSPLHSAQAPPTSSSSPSSLSASTSSSSTSHPLVSFRPFTALGSPAPRLRGMSGSSKTWVTEIGAF